A genomic region of Campylobacter corcagiensis contains the following coding sequences:
- a CDS encoding AI-2E family transporter produces the protein MRLNSFLLSLACIIVILAGLKAANAVVVPFLLATFIAIIISPIIDMLEKVKIPRVISFVLVTICFIVILAIIGNVAVSTMLDFLAQLPEFLKRFEKMIALWNDKINQTEFSQFVNFDPALINGIDTSGVIATTSGIVKKTSSIMGMWALILLLVAFMLFETSVMKDKVAYMDKKNPAARIYVHTFISNLKKYLLVKTIISFATGLFIGIGLWYLGTPYAVLWGIVAFILNYIPTIGSIVSAVPAVFVSLLTGDTIDTIWVVAIYVVANTVFGTIIEPRLVGEELGISTITVLFSLLLWGYVLGLGGLFLAVPLTMSIQIALKINPRTEPIAVILSNKVE, from the coding sequence TTGCGTTTAAACTCGTTTCTTTTATCTCTTGCTTGTATTATTGTCATTCTAGCAGGACTTAAGGCAGCAAATGCCGTTGTAGTGCCGTTTTTGCTAGCTACATTTATAGCTATCATTATTTCACCTATAATTGATATGCTTGAAAAGGTAAAAATTCCCAGAGTGATATCTTTTGTGCTTGTTACTATATGCTTTATTGTGATACTTGCCATTATTGGAAATGTCGCTGTTAGTACAATGCTTGACTTCTTAGCTCAACTTCCTGAATTTTTGAAACGATTTGAAAAGATGATTGCATTGTGGAATGATAAGATAAACCAAACAGAATTTAGCCAGTTTGTAAATTTTGACCCTGCACTTATTAACGGTATAGATACAAGTGGGGTGATAGCCACAACTAGCGGAATAGTCAAGAAAACCAGTAGCATTATGGGCATGTGGGCACTTATACTTTTACTTGTTGCATTTATGCTTTTTGAGACATCAGTTATGAAAGATAAAGTTGCTTACATGGATAAGAAAAATCCAGCCGCTAGGATATATGTTCATACATTTATAAGCAATCTTAAAAAATATCTTCTTGTTAAAACCATCATATCATTTGCTACTGGACTTTTTATAGGTATTGGGCTTTGGTATCTTGGCACACCGTATGCTGTTCTTTGGGGCATAGTAGCTTTTATATTAAACTACATTCCAACAATTGGCTCAATCGTATCAGCAGTACCAGCTGTTTTTGTCTCACTTCTAACAGGCGATACGATAGATACTATCTGGGTTGTAGCTATCTATGTCGTTGCAAATACTGTTTTTGGAACAATAATAGAGCCACGCCTTGTTGGTGAAGAGCTTGGAATTTCAACCATAACTGTGCTTTTTAGCCTTCTTTTATGGGGTTATGTGCTAGGACTTGGTGGGCTTTTTTTAGCAGTACCGCTTACTATGAGTATCCAAATAGCACTTAAGATAAACCCTAGAACAGAACCAATTGCTGTAATACTAAGCAATAAAGTAGAGTAA
- the cls gene encoding cardiolipin synthase: MQEVIFLIFSLENIYLAIWIIFVTSILLSKKHPITTMSWLLTITLIPVIGMLLYIFLGINWREVTLINKIKNTTHHSVRSIMISNLVKFNSSDFFGRGKRDKLDEILKNLKLEDETVEIINLIFNTEKTQPNLNQNYEIYYSGKNAFKALKNDLLNAKDSIYMEYYIWRSDELGVRVKEILIAKAKEGVEIKLIFDGLGSFLSIDRVYKKELEKAGVEFLYFLDIKLFMLKLDYRNHRKMTIIDGKILHTGGMNLGLEYITGGDKFDSWRDTNIRVIGDMALYYMAIFATDWLNSGGKFDFNRFEKFILNRSNSINSHPMQVSSSGPDSQWASIKYLYTKCITNAKREIFIQTPYFIPDHSLLEQLKIAALSGVKVRIMSAGKSDNIITHRVGKTFFEELLLANIEVYQYQKGFLHAKTILYDDEVSSIGTCNFDSRSFNINYEINAIFYDKEINSKLKKQFFEDMKYSTKLELDFFIKQSKFKRLTDSFFRLFAPLL, from the coding sequence GTGCAAGAAGTTATATTTCTTATATTTTCTTTAGAAAACATCTACCTTGCTATTTGGATTATTTTTGTAACTAGTATTTTGCTATCTAAAAAACACCCCATAACCACAATGTCATGGCTTTTAACTATCACTTTAATACCTGTAATTGGAATGCTTTTATATATATTTTTAGGAATTAATTGGCGTGAAGTTACGCTTATAAATAAGATAAAAAACACCACTCACCACTCAGTAAGAAGCATAATGATCTCAAATTTAGTCAAATTTAATAGCTCAGATTTCTTTGGTCGTGGAAAAAGAGATAAATTAGATGAAATTTTAAAAAATCTAAAGCTAGAAGATGAGACAGTAGAGATAATAAATTTAATCTTTAACACCGAAAAAACTCAGCCTAACTTAAATCAGAACTACGAAATTTATTACAGTGGCAAAAATGCCTTTAAAGCTTTAAAAAACGATCTTTTAAACGCAAAAGATAGCATTTATATGGAGTATTATATCTGGAGATCTGACGAGCTTGGCGTTAGAGTAAAAGAGATCTTAATAGCTAAAGCAAAAGAAGGGGTTGAGATAAAGCTTATCTTTGACGGGCTTGGGTCGTTTTTAAGCATAGATAGAGTCTATAAAAAAGAGCTTGAAAAAGCTGGAGTTGAGTTTTTATATTTTTTAGATATAAAGCTTTTTATGCTAAAATTAGACTATAGAAATCATCGCAAAATGACCATAATAGATGGTAAGATTCTTCACACTGGTGGTATGAATTTAGGGCTTGAGTACATAACAGGTGGAGATAAATTTGATAGCTGGAGAGATACAAATATCCGCGTTATTGGGGATATGGCACTTTATTATATGGCTATTTTTGCAACAGACTGGTTAAATAGTGGTGGTAAATTTGACTTTAACAGATTTGAAAAATTTATATTAAATCGTTCAAACAGCATAAATTCTCATCCTATGCAGGTAAGTTCTAGTGGTCCAGACTCTCAGTGGGCAAGTATAAAATATCTTTATACCAAATGCATTACAAATGCAAAGCGTGAAATTTTCATACAAACTCCATATTTTATCCCAGATCACAGCCTTCTTGAACAGCTTAAAATCGCCGCTTTATCAGGTGTAAAGGTTAGAATAATGAGTGCTGGAAAAAGTGATAACATCATAACTCATAGAGTTGGAAAAACTTTTTTTGAAGAGCTTTTGCTGGCTAATATCGAAGTTTATCAGTATCAAAAGGGCTTTTTACACGCTAAAACCATACTCTATGACGATGAGGTTTCAAGCATTGGCACCTGTAACTTTGACTCAAGAAGTTTTAATATAAACTACGAAATAAATGCCATATTTTACGATAAAGAGATAAACTCAAAACTTAAAAAGCAGTTTTTTGAGGATATGAAATACTCAACAAAGCTAGAACTTGATTTTTTTATTAAGCAAAGCAAATTTAAAAGGCTTACAGACTCATTTTTTAGGCTATTTGCACCGCTACTATAA